In Achromobacter xylosoxidans A8, a single window of DNA contains:
- a CDS encoding ABC transporter substrate-binding protein: MSRIPRILGLCLAPLGALLLSPSVSAQAPTPIKVSYQIAYWALPIYIATEKNWWAEAGLKPEFVVYPAGAQQIAGSASKSWDVGGTGSPPAVLGAQRYGIVTLGVTNDESTANGVMARKENAAAVRSNAAKEVKGKQILLSPNSTGEYATMACLKKWGMQRSDVSVVTLAPAQLVSAFTGGNGMLAGTWAPNFYTLNEQIGAEVVCSGKDAGVMIPGALVARGEFAQQNPDAVAKFLAVYLRAVSFEKNNKAEAMGYLRKLFQANGIKLNDGYLGQELDRPIFTLDEQLKLMSRAGGKSTLDNAYEALSGYLKGVGTITEVPDPKTYITDDYMKRVDQTPALKTFANKTN; the protein is encoded by the coding sequence ATGTCGAGAATCCCCCGCATCCTGGGTCTGTGCCTGGCGCCGCTGGGCGCCTTGCTGTTGAGCCCGTCCGTGTCGGCCCAGGCGCCGACGCCCATCAAGGTCAGCTACCAGATCGCCTATTGGGCGCTGCCGATCTACATCGCCACGGAAAAAAACTGGTGGGCCGAAGCGGGCCTGAAGCCGGAATTCGTGGTGTATCCCGCGGGCGCGCAGCAGATCGCCGGCTCCGCCTCAAAGTCCTGGGACGTGGGCGGCACGGGGTCGCCGCCGGCGGTGCTGGGCGCGCAGCGCTACGGCATCGTGACGCTGGGCGTCACCAATGATGAATCCACCGCCAACGGCGTCATGGCGCGCAAAGAGAACGCCGCGGCCGTGCGCAGCAATGCGGCCAAGGAAGTGAAGGGCAAGCAGATCCTGCTCAGCCCCAACTCCACGGGCGAGTACGCGACCATGGCCTGCCTGAAGAAGTGGGGCATGCAGCGCAGCGACGTCAGCGTGGTGACGCTTGCTCCGGCGCAATTGGTGTCCGCCTTCACCGGCGGCAACGGCATGCTGGCCGGCACCTGGGCGCCCAACTTCTACACGCTCAATGAGCAGATCGGCGCCGAAGTCGTATGCAGCGGCAAGGACGCCGGAGTGATGATCCCGGGCGCGCTGGTGGCGCGCGGCGAATTCGCGCAGCAGAATCCGGACGCGGTCGCCAAGTTCCTGGCGGTGTACCTGCGAGCCGTCAGCTTCGAGAAGAACAACAAGGCGGAAGCCATGGGCTACCTGCGCAAGTTGTTCCAGGCCAACGGCATCAAGCTCAACGACGGCTATCTGGGGCAGGAATTGGATCGGCCGATCTTCACGCTGGACGAGCAGCTCAAGCTGATGTCGCGCGCCGGCGGCAAGTCCACGCTGGACAACGCCTATGAAGCCCTGTCGGGCTACCTGAAGGGCGTGGGCACCATCACCGAGGTGCCGGATCCCAAGACCTATATCACGGACGACTACATGAAGCGCGTCGACCAGACCCCGGCGCTCAAGACCTTCGCCAACAAGACCAACTGA
- the hisD gene encoding histidinol dehydrogenase, whose translation MAVSKLKSAAKQPQGNEAAAREVAAEMLANIKSGGEAAVRDYARRLDKWEGDILVGAAEIERRTAAIPDGIKRDIEFAAGQVRKFAQAQMASVREFELELAPGLVAGQRLIPVNVAGCYVPTGRYAHIASAYMSIATAKAAGVPTVIACSTPYRGEGIHPQVLYAMKVAGVDAVMTLGGVQAIAAMAYGLFTGKPADIIVGPGNKFVAEAKRMLFGSVGIDVFAGPSEVCIIADASADPAIVASDLVGQAEHGHESPAWLITTDRALAESVLQRVPALIESLPPTARDAAGAAWRDYGEVVLCDTREEAVAVSDRYASEHLEVHCEDLDWWFRHLTCYGSLFLGEETTVAFGDKASGTNHILPTKGAARYSGGLSVHKFIKTVTWQRMTRQASRDTAQVTARISRLEGMEAHARTADDRLAKYFPQESFELGEPVRE comes from the coding sequence ATGGCAGTAAGCAAGCTCAAATCCGCGGCCAAACAGCCCCAGGGCAATGAGGCCGCCGCACGCGAAGTCGCCGCCGAGATGCTGGCGAACATCAAGTCCGGCGGCGAGGCCGCGGTGCGCGACTACGCCCGTCGGCTGGACAAATGGGAGGGGGATATCCTGGTCGGCGCCGCCGAAATCGAACGGCGTACCGCAGCCATACCCGACGGCATCAAGCGCGACATCGAGTTCGCCGCCGGCCAGGTGCGCAAGTTCGCGCAGGCGCAGATGGCTTCAGTGCGCGAGTTCGAACTGGAGCTGGCGCCGGGCCTGGTCGCCGGGCAGCGGCTGATACCTGTCAACGTGGCGGGTTGCTACGTGCCCACGGGGCGTTATGCGCACATCGCGTCGGCCTACATGAGCATCGCTACCGCCAAGGCGGCCGGGGTGCCCACGGTCATCGCCTGCTCCACGCCCTACCGCGGCGAGGGCATACATCCGCAGGTGCTGTACGCCATGAAGGTGGCAGGGGTGGACGCCGTGATGACGCTGGGGGGCGTACAGGCGATCGCCGCCATGGCCTACGGCCTGTTCACCGGCAAGCCGGCCGACATCATTGTCGGGCCGGGCAACAAATTCGTGGCGGAGGCCAAGCGTATGCTGTTCGGCAGCGTAGGCATCGACGTCTTCGCCGGCCCGTCGGAGGTCTGCATCATCGCCGACGCCTCGGCGGATCCGGCTATCGTCGCCTCCGACCTGGTGGGGCAGGCCGAGCACGGACACGAGTCGCCGGCCTGGCTGATTACCACCGACCGTGCCCTAGCCGAATCCGTGCTGCAGCGGGTGCCCGCGCTGATCGAGTCCTTGCCGCCCACCGCGCGGGACGCGGCCGGCGCCGCCTGGCGCGACTATGGCGAGGTGGTGCTGTGCGATACCCGCGAAGAGGCAGTGGCGGTCTCGGACCGCTACGCCAGCGAACACCTGGAGGTCCATTGCGAGGATCTGGACTGGTGGTTCCGGCACCTGACCTGCTATGGCTCGCTGTTCCTGGGCGAGGAAACCACGGTGGCGTTCGGCGACAAGGCCAGCGGCACCAACCACATCCTGCCTACCAAGGGCGCGGCGCGCTATTCGGGCGGCCTGTCGGTGCATAAGTTCATCAAGACGGTCACCTGGCAGCGCATGACGCGCCAGGCCAGCCGCGATACCGCCCAGGTGACTGCACGGATCTCGCGCCTGGAAGGCATGGAGGCGCATGCGCGCACGGCGGACGACCGCCTGGCCAAGTACTTCCCCCAGGAATCCTTCGAACTGGGCGAACCCGTGCGGGAGTGA
- a CDS encoding SDR family NAD(P)-dependent oxidoreductase yields MQNDMSRLFDLDGRVALVSGGSSGIGKAIGLALARAGASVVLVARREQELAFAAGEFEDEGLHARALPCDLADRDALSGFAARAARPFGAPDILVNASGINVRKPFEDTADEDWDRSLAINLTAPFLLTRALAPAMRERGWGRIINITSLQCVRAFPDSAPYGASKGGLMQLTRAIAEYWSRHGVTCNAIAPGFFETPLTAPVMGDPARVQALAASTMIGRNGRLEDLHGAAVFLASEASAYITGQTLFIDGGFSAR; encoded by the coding sequence ATGCAGAACGACATGTCCCGCCTGTTCGACCTGGATGGCCGCGTCGCCTTGGTAAGCGGCGGCAGTTCCGGCATCGGCAAGGCCATCGGCCTGGCGCTGGCGCGGGCCGGCGCCAGCGTGGTGCTGGTGGCGCGGCGCGAGCAGGAGCTGGCTTTTGCCGCAGGCGAGTTCGAAGACGAAGGGCTGCACGCGCGCGCCTTGCCCTGCGATCTGGCCGACCGTGATGCGCTAAGCGGTTTTGCCGCCCGCGCGGCCCGGCCGTTCGGCGCGCCCGACATCCTGGTCAACGCCTCGGGCATCAATGTGCGCAAGCCCTTCGAGGACACCGCCGACGAGGACTGGGACCGTTCGCTGGCGATCAACCTGACCGCGCCGTTCCTGCTGACCCGCGCGCTGGCGCCTGCCATGCGCGAGCGCGGCTGGGGCCGCATCATCAACATCACCTCGCTGCAGTGCGTGCGCGCCTTTCCGGACAGCGCGCCCTATGGCGCGTCCAAGGGCGGCCTGATGCAGCTGACCCGCGCCATCGCCGAGTACTGGTCGCGCCACGGCGTCACCTGCAATGCGATCGCCCCGGGCTTTTTCGAGACGCCGCTGACCGCGCCGGTAATGGGCGATCCGGCCCGCGTGCAGGCGCTGGCTGCCAGCACCATGATCGGACGCAACGGCCGGCTGGAGGACCTGCACGGCGCGGCCGTGTTCCTGGCGAGCGAGGCCTCGGCCTACATCACCGGGCAGACCCTGTTCATAGACGGCGGCTTTTCGGCCCGCTGA
- a CDS encoding alcohol dehydrogenase catalytic domain-containing protein has translation MKALVYTAPSQLTYREEPDPVQVDGDALLRIEAVGICGSDMHAYHGHDPRRNPPLILGHEFVGTRVGGSRAGQRVTGNPLIHCGHCDFCVQGRNNLCRNRGMVGMTRPGAFAEFMAIPERCLIPVPQDMPAAAAALTEPAATALHGVALAQRALFRPLAEARALVVGGGAIGLLTALLLRSQGCRVSLAETNPLRRASAQQHAGCMAFDPRQTAPAQGAYELVVDAVGGKLTRPAALAAVQPGGVMLHIGLQDWASEIDMRRLTLDEITLIGAYTYTSADLWATVDALHRGVFGDLSWVEERELGVGAQAFSDLDGGRAASAKIVLRTH, from the coding sequence ATGAAAGCCCTTGTCTACACCGCGCCCAGCCAGCTGACGTACCGCGAGGAACCCGATCCGGTGCAGGTGGACGGCGACGCGCTGCTGCGCATCGAGGCCGTGGGCATTTGCGGCTCCGACATGCACGCCTATCACGGGCATGACCCGCGCCGCAATCCGCCGCTGATCCTGGGGCACGAGTTCGTCGGCACGCGGGTGGGCGGCAGCCGCGCTGGCCAGCGGGTCACCGGCAACCCGCTGATCCATTGCGGCCACTGCGATTTCTGCGTGCAGGGCCGCAACAATCTGTGCCGCAACCGCGGCATGGTGGGCATGACGCGTCCCGGTGCGTTCGCCGAATTCATGGCCATCCCCGAACGCTGCCTGATTCCCGTGCCGCAGGACATGCCGGCCGCCGCCGCCGCGCTGACCGAGCCGGCGGCCACCGCCTTGCATGGCGTGGCGCTGGCGCAGCGGGCACTGTTCCGTCCGCTGGCCGAAGCCCGGGCGCTGGTCGTGGGCGGCGGCGCCATCGGCCTGCTGACGGCGCTGCTGCTGCGCAGCCAGGGTTGCCGCGTCAGCCTGGCCGAAACCAACCCGCTGCGGCGCGCCTCGGCGCAGCAGCATGCCGGCTGCATGGCCTTCGACCCGCGCCAGACTGCTCCGGCGCAGGGCGCCTATGAACTGGTGGTGGACGCCGTGGGCGGCAAGCTCACGCGTCCGGCCGCGCTGGCCGCGGTTCAACCAGGCGGCGTCATGCTGCACATCGGCCTGCAGGACTGGGCCAGCGAGATCGACATGCGGCGGCTGACGCTGGACGAGATCACCTTGATCGGCGCCTACACCTACACCAGCGCCGACCTGTGGGCGACCGTGGACGCGCTGCACCGGGGCGTCTTTGGCGATCTGTCCTGGGTCGAGGAGCGCGAGCTGGGCGTGGGCGCACAGGCCTTCTCCGACCTGGACGGCGGCCGCGCGGCGTCGGCCAAGATCGTGCTGAGGACGCATTGA
- a CDS encoding ABC transporter permease — MTVVSPPAHPPAPVRRRLSLRWLVSGASVAVLLLAWYLATGPLELLSAVQLPSPVDAWDALLEIAGEGYADGTLLQHITSSTGLVLYGFAAAALTGVPLGILMGQSRLVEAYVNPVFQIVRPIAPIAWIPLTILWFGLGTSAKVFVIWLAAFAPTVINTYTGVRNIDDTLIQAARVNGAVGRRMLLDVIVPGALPAIFTGLRTSLQACWMVLVAAELVGSFIGLGHVLIIATRDLNSGMIVVAMAAVAGMGMLMSALLAQIERRVMPWKA; from the coding sequence ATGACCGTCGTCAGCCCCCCCGCCCATCCACCCGCGCCGGTACGTCGGCGCCTGTCCCTGCGTTGGCTGGTCAGCGGCGCATCGGTTGCGGTGTTGCTGCTGGCCTGGTATCTGGCCACGGGTCCGCTGGAACTCCTGAGCGCGGTGCAACTGCCGTCACCCGTTGATGCCTGGGATGCCTTGCTGGAGATCGCCGGCGAGGGCTATGCCGATGGCACGCTGCTGCAGCACATCACGTCCAGCACCGGGCTGGTGCTGTACGGCTTCGCCGCGGCGGCGCTGACCGGCGTGCCACTAGGCATCCTGATGGGGCAGAGCCGGCTGGTCGAAGCCTACGTCAACCCGGTGTTCCAGATCGTCCGGCCGATCGCGCCGATTGCCTGGATTCCGCTGACCATCCTGTGGTTCGGACTGGGCACCAGCGCCAAGGTTTTCGTGATCTGGCTGGCGGCCTTCGCGCCCACCGTGATCAACACCTATACCGGCGTGCGCAACATCGACGACACGCTGATCCAGGCGGCGCGCGTCAATGGCGCCGTCGGCCGCCGCATGCTGCTGGATGTCATCGTGCCTGGCGCATTGCCCGCCATCTTCACGGGGCTGCGGACTTCGCTGCAGGCCTGCTGGATGGTGCTGGTGGCCGCGGAACTGGTCGGCTCTTTCATCGGTCTGGGCCATGTGCTGATCATCGCCACCCGCGACCTGAACTCGGGAATGATCGTGGTGGCCATGGCTGCCGTGGCCGGCATGGGCATGCTGATGTCGGCGCTGCTGGCGCAAATCGAACGCAGGGTGATGCCATGGAAAGCATGA
- a CDS encoding ABC transporter permease — protein MNRALRGSGHAIVSRRVLERWLMPALGIATLFGGWALLSGLGLVSPAFLPGPLTVLRSMAEHTREPYAGSVLQMHLLASLEKFLISFSLAVLLGVPLGLFMGRFKALDWAVAPVFEAFRFIPPIAWVPFAIFWFGTGFLSPTLVIFAGAFAPCVLNAYRGAKQIDRALIEAGQMLGAGRWATLTEILLPASLAHIVAGIRVGAGFGWQSLIGAELIVGSTGLGYMIVQGGSNLEPAIVISGMITIGLIGAGIDYGMRALQRRVQRNWSR, from the coding sequence ATGAACAGGGCACTCCGTGGCAGCGGCCACGCCATCGTCTCGCGCCGGGTGTTGGAACGCTGGCTGATGCCGGCTCTGGGCATCGCCACGCTGTTTGGCGGCTGGGCGCTGCTCTCCGGCCTGGGGCTGGTGTCGCCGGCCTTCCTGCCGGGGCCGCTGACGGTGTTGCGCAGCATGGCCGAACACACGCGCGAGCCCTATGCGGGTTCGGTGCTGCAGATGCATCTGCTGGCCAGCCTGGAGAAATTCCTGATCAGCTTCTCCCTCGCGGTCCTGTTGGGCGTGCCGCTGGGGCTGTTCATGGGGCGTTTCAAGGCCCTGGACTGGGCGGTGGCGCCGGTGTTCGAGGCGTTCCGCTTCATTCCTCCCATTGCCTGGGTGCCGTTCGCGATCTTCTGGTTCGGCACCGGCTTCCTGTCGCCCACGCTGGTGATCTTTGCCGGGGCTTTCGCGCCTTGCGTGCTGAACGCCTACCGCGGCGCCAAGCAGATCGATCGCGCCCTGATCGAGGCCGGCCAGATGCTGGGGGCCGGGCGCTGGGCGACGCTGACCGAGATCCTGCTGCCGGCATCGCTGGCGCACATCGTCGCCGGCATCCGGGTCGGCGCGGGGTTCGGCTGGCAGTCATTGATCGGCGCGGAACTCATCGTGGGGTCCACCGGGCTGGGCTACATGATCGTGCAGGGCGGCAGCAATCTGGAGCCCGCCATCGTGATCAGCGGAATGATCACCATCGGCCTGATAGGCGCGGGCATCGACTACGGCATGCGCGCCTTGCAGCGCCGGGTGCAGCGCAATTGGTCGCGGTGA
- a CDS encoding ABC transporter substrate-binding protein, with the protein MKHYKGLKALAALVIGCWLGGPGQAAAQAAPAGAELFTIRIGQQPQRWALEWYIASEKGWWQEVGLKPEISTFASGALEIAAGASGSWDVGGAGNIPSLLGASKYGLQTIGIADGEAAIITLMATKDRADEYLKNPALLKGKTIPVTSNSTGQWGAAECLSRKFGLKPEDYRFVNLSPPDINAAVMSGKYDISSVWAPNTYILQEAIGAKVICTGAELKMPIHSYLFTTPAFAKQHPDKVARFLAVYLRAVAWQRAHPEEARAYLKAFFGSVGVKFPDKYLEQELRDRPAFDLAEQTKLFAPGPGGTSEMVGWWNSVGEFMVSAGVVKKIPDPKTMVTGKYLQMIQDDPKLRAFVADVAK; encoded by the coding sequence ATGAAACACTACAAAGGCCTCAAGGCCTTGGCAGCGCTCGTGATCGGGTGCTGGCTGGGGGGACCCGGACAGGCGGCGGCCCAGGCCGCGCCCGCGGGCGCAGAGTTGTTCACCATCCGCATCGGCCAGCAGCCGCAGCGGTGGGCGCTGGAGTGGTACATCGCCAGCGAGAAAGGCTGGTGGCAAGAGGTGGGCCTGAAGCCGGAGATCTCGACCTTCGCCTCCGGCGCATTGGAGATCGCGGCGGGCGCGTCCGGATCATGGGACGTGGGCGGGGCGGGCAATATTCCGTCGCTGCTGGGGGCGTCGAAGTACGGCTTGCAGACCATAGGCATCGCCGACGGCGAGGCCGCCATCATCACGCTGATGGCCACCAAGGACCGGGCCGACGAATACCTGAAGAATCCGGCGCTGCTCAAGGGCAAGACCATTCCCGTCACCAGCAACTCCACCGGCCAGTGGGGCGCGGCGGAATGCCTGTCCAGGAAGTTCGGGCTCAAGCCCGAGGACTATCGCTTCGTCAATCTGTCTCCGCCCGACATCAACGCGGCGGTAATGAGCGGCAAGTACGACATTTCTTCGGTATGGGCGCCCAACACCTACATCCTGCAAGAGGCCATAGGCGCAAAAGTGATCTGCACCGGCGCCGAACTGAAGATGCCGATCCACAGCTACCTGTTCACGACGCCGGCATTCGCCAAGCAGCATCCGGACAAGGTTGCCCGCTTCCTGGCGGTCTACTTGCGCGCGGTGGCCTGGCAGCGGGCCCATCCCGAAGAGGCGAGGGCCTACCTGAAAGCCTTCTTCGGCAGCGTGGGCGTGAAGTTCCCGGACAAGTACCTGGAGCAGGAACTGCGCGACCGGCCCGCCTTCGACCTGGCGGAGCAGACCAAGCTGTTCGCGCCCGGCCCGGGCGGTACCTCGGAGATGGTCGGCTGGTGGAACAGCGTGGGGGAATTCATGGTGTCCGCGGGCGTGGTCAAGAAGATCCCCGATCCCAAGACCATGGTGACGGGCAAGTATCTGCAGATGATCCAGGACGATCCCAAGCTCAGGGCCTTCGTCGCCGATGTCGCGAAGTAG
- a CDS encoding ABC transporter ATP-binding protein translates to MSQITFERVQRTFSRGGESFLALDDVSFEVGEREFVSIVGPSGCGKTTLMRMAAGLEFPSAGSVRVGGKEVEEPGPDRAVVFQQFALFPWKTVTENIGFGLKCKGATREARAKTVARYIELMGLSGYEQAYPHQLSGGMQQRVAIARSYALDPDVLLMDEPFGALDAQTRVVMQEELVKLSRLNPRTVLFITHSVEEAVYLSDRVVVLTGRPGQIKEIINVADVRKREAWDSMERIEDVMDMEAFVHLRTHIWKLLRAQETEPLDAALAAAH, encoded by the coding sequence ATGAGTCAGATTACTTTCGAACGGGTGCAGCGCACGTTCAGCCGTGGCGGGGAAAGCTTCCTGGCCCTGGATGACGTGAGTTTCGAGGTGGGCGAGCGGGAATTCGTTTCCATCGTCGGGCCGTCGGGCTGCGGCAAGACCACGCTGATGCGCATGGCGGCCGGCCTGGAGTTTCCCTCGGCCGGCAGCGTGCGTGTGGGCGGCAAGGAAGTCGAGGAACCTGGCCCGGACCGCGCCGTCGTGTTCCAGCAGTTCGCCTTGTTTCCCTGGAAGACCGTGACCGAGAACATCGGCTTCGGCCTGAAGTGCAAGGGCGCTACGCGCGAGGCGCGGGCCAAGACGGTGGCGCGCTACATAGAACTGATGGGCCTGTCGGGTTATGAGCAGGCCTATCCGCACCAGCTGTCCGGCGGCATGCAGCAACGCGTGGCCATCGCCCGCAGCTATGCCCTGGACCCCGACGTGCTGCTGATGGACGAGCCCTTCGGCGCGCTGGACGCCCAGACCCGCGTGGTCATGCAGGAAGAACTGGTCAAGCTGTCGCGGCTCAATCCGCGCACCGTGCTGTTCATCACCCACAGCGTGGAAGAAGCGGTGTACCTGTCCGACCGCGTGGTGGTGCTGACGGGCCGCCCCGGGCAGATCAAGGAAATCATCAACGTGGCCGACGTGCGCAAGCGCGAGGCCTGGGACAGCATGGAGCGCATCGAGGACGTGATGGACATGGAGGCGTTCGTGCATTTGCGCACGCACATCTGGAAGCTGCTGCGCGCGCAGGAGACCGAACCGCTGGACGCCGCCCTGGCCGCGGCCCACTGA
- a CDS encoding thiamine pyrophosphate-dependent enzyme: protein MKHINEGAAPAAKTSRLAALHTDTPWWRLSATAADAQAIEPREMVRMLEQLILIRRFEEKLLKLSVAGILHGPAHSSIGQDGAAVGVMSMLESADKINGTHRMHHQFLAKALNHATPADYSPLASDTLDAHRDVVYRTYAEILGLTPGYCGGRGGSMHLRYPEAGIYGSNAIVGGNPSHAVGYAFADKLRGRDHVSVAFFGDGAMQSGAAYEAMNLAALYNTPTIFFVENNLYAVSTHVSEQTRETRLSARGLSLGVPAIEFDGMDVVAARLAMQEARAIIRRDRGPVLLEAQTYRYLHQSGALKGSAFRYRDKDEEEAWGARDPISTFPAQLKSLGLIDDPGMARLERRADELIDGALDRLLENYGDEAAQRIRPELWPDPASVDSGIRGDLSELKGLRAVELEEQAPADLADAKFQDVISRAMLLNMQRDDGIFILGEDVHRLKGGTAGATKDIGDHFPDRLIGTPICENGFTGLALGAALNGMRPVVEIMYPDFALVAADQLFNQIAKVRHMFGGKFAVPVLVRSRVTAGTGYGSQHSMDASGLFAQYPGWRILAPSRPYDYIGLLNAALRCDDPVLMVEYNDLFKQVDKVPAADWDYIVPIGRARVARDGARCTILTYGVMVDICCQAAERTGIDAQVIDLRTLDPLGIDWETIAAGVKRTQALMIVEQTTRGTSIGSRVASEAQSRLFDWLDHEIVHVTGANSSPVVSKVLERAALADAQAVETALRSLDSRRGGSR, encoded by the coding sequence ATGAAGCATATCAATGAAGGCGCGGCGCCCGCCGCGAAGACCTCGCGGCTTGCCGCCTTGCATACCGACACGCCCTGGTGGCGGCTAAGCGCCACCGCCGCGGACGCGCAGGCCATCGAGCCGCGCGAAATGGTCCGCATGCTGGAGCAGCTGATACTGATCCGGCGCTTCGAGGAAAAACTCTTGAAGCTGAGCGTGGCCGGCATCCTGCATGGTCCGGCGCATTCCAGCATCGGCCAGGATGGGGCGGCCGTGGGCGTCATGTCTATGCTGGAGTCGGCGGACAAGATCAACGGCACCCATCGCATGCACCACCAGTTCCTGGCCAAGGCGCTGAACCACGCCACGCCGGCGGATTATTCGCCGCTGGCCTCGGATACGCTGGACGCGCACCGCGACGTGGTTTATCGGACCTATGCCGAGATCCTGGGCCTGACGCCAGGCTATTGCGGCGGGCGCGGCGGCTCCATGCACCTGCGCTATCCCGAGGCGGGCATCTATGGCTCCAATGCCATCGTGGGCGGCAACCCTTCGCACGCGGTGGGCTACGCCTTCGCCGACAAGCTGCGCGGGCGCGATCACGTGTCCGTGGCCTTCTTCGGCGACGGCGCCATGCAGAGCGGCGCGGCCTACGAGGCCATGAACCTGGCGGCGCTCTACAACACGCCCACTATTTTCTTCGTGGAAAACAATCTGTACGCGGTGTCCACGCACGTGTCGGAGCAGACCCGCGAGACCCGCCTGTCGGCGCGCGGCCTGTCCCTGGGCGTGCCGGCCATCGAGTTCGACGGCATGGATGTCGTCGCGGCGCGCCTGGCCATGCAGGAGGCCCGCGCCATCATCCGCCGCGACCGCGGGCCGGTGTTGCTGGAAGCGCAGACCTACCGCTACCTGCACCAATCTGGCGCCCTGAAGGGCAGCGCTTTCCGCTACCGCGACAAGGACGAGGAAGAGGCCTGGGGCGCGCGTGATCCCATTTCGACTTTCCCGGCGCAGCTGAAGTCGCTCGGCCTGATCGACGACCCCGGCATGGCCCGCCTGGAACGCCGCGCCGACGAGTTGATAGACGGCGCGCTGGATCGGCTGCTGGAGAACTATGGCGACGAGGCCGCGCAGCGTATCCGCCCCGAGCTGTGGCCGGACCCGGCCAGCGTGGACAGCGGCATCCGCGGCGACCTGAGCGAGCTCAAGGGTCTGCGTGCCGTCGAGCTGGAGGAGCAGGCGCCGGCCGATCTGGCGGACGCCAAGTTCCAGGACGTGATCTCGCGCGCCATGCTGCTGAATATGCAGCGCGACGACGGCATCTTCATCCTGGGCGAGGACGTGCATCGCCTGAAAGGAGGCACGGCCGGCGCCACCAAGGATATCGGCGACCATTTTCCGGACCGCCTTATCGGCACGCCGATCTGCGAGAACGGCTTCACCGGCCTGGCGCTGGGGGCGGCCTTGAACGGCATGCGCCCGGTGGTGGAGATCATGTATCCCGACTTCGCGCTGGTGGCGGCGGACCAGTTGTTCAACCAGATCGCCAAGGTGCGGCACATGTTCGGCGGCAAGTTCGCGGTGCCCGTGCTGGTGCGCAGCCGGGTCACGGCCGGCACCGGTTACGGCTCGCAGCATTCCATGGACGCCAGCGGCTTGTTCGCGCAATACCCGGGATGGCGCATCCTGGCGCCGTCGCGGCCTTACGACTACATCGGGCTGCTCAACGCCGCGCTGCGCTGCGACGATCCGGTCCTGATGGTGGAATACAACGACCTGTTCAAGCAGGTGGACAAGGTGCCGGCCGCGGACTGGGACTACATCGTGCCCATCGGGCGGGCCCGCGTCGCGCGCGACGGCGCACGCTGCACCATCCTGACCTACGGCGTCATGGTAGATATCTGCTGCCAGGCCGCGGAGCGGACCGGCATCGATGCCCAGGTGATAGACCTGCGCACGCTGGATCCGCTAGGCATCGATTGGGAAACCATCGCGGCAGGCGTCAAGCGCACCCAGGCGCTGATGATCGTGGAGCAGACCACGCGCGGTACTTCGATCGGCTCGCGGGTGGCGAGCGAGGCGCAGTCCCGGCTGTTCGACTGGTTGGACCACGAGATCGTGCACGTCACGGGCGCCAATTCCTCGCCCGTGGTTTCCAAGGTGCTGGAGCGCGCGGCGCTGGCGGATGCGCAGGCCGTGGAGACGGCGCTGCGGTCCCTGGATAGCCGCCGCGGCGGCTCACGCTGA
- a CDS encoding VOC family protein: MLKDKLLATHHTAVCVNDFERARNFYTGFLGFELEGEMDHRCEPALGEVVGLPGATIRWAMLRHGGYRVELFKYYTPDGDKQPRRQCDFGYSHMAFEVADVDAVYEQATQAGYESVSSPRVMRQGRTKVFYLMEPEGAITEFIQFMNPAA, translated from the coding sequence ATGCTCAAAGACAAATTGCTTGCCACGCACCATACGGCTGTCTGCGTCAATGATTTCGAGCGCGCGCGGAATTTCTACACCGGTTTCCTCGGTTTCGAGCTGGAGGGGGAAATGGACCACCGCTGCGAGCCCGCGCTGGGCGAAGTGGTCGGCCTGCCGGGCGCGACCATACGCTGGGCCATGCTGCGCCACGGCGGGTACCGGGTCGAGCTGTTCAAGTACTACACGCCCGACGGCGACAAGCAGCCGCGCCGCCAATGCGATTTCGGCTACAGCCACATGGCTTTCGAGGTGGCGGATGTGGATGCGGTGTATGAGCAGGCGACGCAGGCCGGCTACGAAAGCGTGTCCTCGCCGCGCGTCATGCGGCAAGGACGTACCAAGGTGTTCTATCTGATGGAGCCTGAAGGAGCCATTACCGAGTTCATCCAGTTCATGAACCCGGCCGCCTGA